In Alkalihalobacillus sp. FSL W8-0930, a single window of DNA contains:
- a CDS encoding Asp23/Gls24 family envelope stress response protein produces the protein MSIEMKTQLGMVDVSRDVVATVAGGAAVDCYGIVGMASQKQIKDGLSDLLGKENFRRGVVIREVEEDIHIDMYIIVSYGTKISEVAHNVQTKVKYQLEQMLGLDVGSVNIFVQGVRVLNT, from the coding sequence ATGTCTATTGAAATGAAAACTCAACTTGGAATGGTAGATGTTTCAAGAGATGTTGTCGCAACGGTAGCCGGTGGAGCAGCGGTTGACTGCTATGGAATCGTTGGTATGGCTTCACAAAAACAAATAAAAGATGGTTTGTCTGATTTACTGGGTAAAGAGAATTTCCGTCGAGGCGTCGTAATTCGCGAGGTAGAAGAGGACATTCATATTGATATGTATATTATCGTAAGCTACGGTACTAAAATTTCTGAAGTAGCACATAACGTACAAACAAAAGTGAAATATCAACTGGAACAGATGCTTGGATTAGATGTTGGTTCTGTTAACATCTTTGTACAAGGTGTTCGAGTGTTAAACACTTAG
- the fabD gene encoding ACP S-malonyltransferase produces the protein MGKIAFLFPGQGSQKVGMGAELYETEASSKHIFDLADQTLGYSLSQVMKEGPEESLRRTENTQPALVTMSLAVLELVKEAGIKPDYVAGHSLGEYSALAAAGAMSYETAIESVHNRGLFMEEAVPFGVGSMAAVLGLDADSLRKISEDVASTGEVAELANLNCPGQIVISGTAKGVEQAGELAREAGAKRVLPLQVSGPFHSSLMKPAAEKLAALLANKEIQDIQTPVIANVTAKETTSGEAIREQLVEQVYSSVRWEESIKHLIDLGVDTFIEIGSGNVLTGLMRKIDRSVAAYAVSDRNSVEDVAAELKGDA, from the coding sequence ATGGGTAAAATTGCGTTTTTATTTCCAGGTCAAGGGTCACAAAAAGTGGGAATGGGAGCTGAGTTGTACGAAACAGAAGCATCCAGCAAACACATTTTTGACCTTGCTGATCAAACACTAGGGTATTCGTTAAGTCAAGTGATGAAAGAGGGGCCAGAAGAGTCACTTAGACGAACAGAGAATACACAACCGGCTCTTGTAACAATGAGTTTGGCCGTTCTTGAGTTAGTGAAAGAAGCTGGAATTAAACCTGATTATGTAGCAGGTCACAGTTTAGGTGAGTACAGTGCGCTTGCAGCAGCAGGAGCAATGTCATACGAAACGGCTATTGAATCTGTGCATAACAGAGGACTCTTTATGGAAGAGGCTGTTCCATTTGGTGTAGGCTCAATGGCAGCTGTCTTAGGTCTAGACGCTGATAGCCTACGTAAGATTAGTGAGGATGTAGCAAGTACAGGGGAAGTGGCTGAGCTTGCAAACTTAAACTGCCCTGGGCAAATTGTTATTTCAGGGACGGCAAAGGGAGTGGAGCAAGCGGGTGAACTAGCGCGTGAGGCCGGAGCAAAGCGTGTATTGCCACTACAAGTAAGTGGCCCGTTCCATTCAAGTCTAATGAAGCCTGCTGCTGAGAAACTAGCTGCACTTCTAGCAAACAAAGAGATTCAAGATATACAAACACCAGTGATTGCAAATGTTACGGCAAAAGAAACGACCTCTGGTGAAGCGATTCGAGAGCAACTTGTGGAGCAGGTCTACTCCTCTGTTCGCTGGGAAGAGAGTATTAAGCACCTCATTGATCTTGGAGTAGATACATTTATTGAGATTGGCTCTGGAAATGTATTAACAGGACTTATGAGAAAAATTGATCGTAGTGTTGCAGCTTACGCGGTATCTGATCGTAATAGTGTGGAAGACGTAGCAGCGGAACTAAAGGGGGATGCATGA
- a CDS encoding DAK2 domain-containing protein — protein sequence MTVKRLEANKLAHMFIEGADNLSRHVKIVDSLNVFPVPDGDTGTNMNLSITSGVKEVQAQTAKDAATIAASFAKGLLMGARGNSGVILSQLFRGFSKAVEGKEKLNAEDFAKAFEKGVETAYKAVIKPVEGTILTVAKDSAKQAVKSAKKNDDIIVVMSDLIKEAKASLKRTPDLLPVLKEVGVVDSGGQGLLYIYEGFLAVLEGKKLKDQQPVTPNMDDLVKIEHHHQSAQSHMATEDIEFGYCTEVMVRFDQERLKNEAFIEEDFRNELSEIGDSLLVVSDEDLLKVHIHAEYPGEVLSRAQRYGDFINIKIENMREQHTHLLDETQAFYGASEQAETQKETPKSEFGIVTVSMGEGVSKLFKGLGAQEVIQGGQTMNPSTEDIVSAINKVNAKNILILPNNGNIIMAAEQAADVVDSKAIVIPSKTVPQGLAALLAFNPSIDIEKNASHMNEAMKAVKSGQVTYAVRDTQIEGLQIQKDDYIGIADKKIVNTHKDLVEAAKELLSHMIDEDSEMVTVLAGEDVSERETKALIQYLEDTFTDVELDIHQGDQPLYSYIFSVE from the coding sequence GTGACGGTTAAGAGACTAGAAGCAAATAAGCTTGCTCATATGTTTATTGAGGGAGCGGATAATTTATCGAGGCACGTTAAGATTGTGGACTCCCTAAATGTGTTTCCAGTCCCAGACGGTGATACAGGGACAAATATGAATCTTTCAATCACATCAGGTGTGAAGGAAGTGCAAGCACAAACGGCAAAGGATGCAGCGACTATCGCTGCTTCCTTTGCTAAAGGTTTGTTAATGGGGGCTAGAGGAAATTCAGGAGTCATTTTATCTCAGCTTTTTAGAGGGTTTTCTAAAGCAGTAGAAGGCAAGGAGAAACTAAATGCTGAAGACTTCGCCAAAGCGTTTGAAAAAGGCGTTGAAACGGCATATAAGGCGGTTATTAAACCTGTAGAAGGAACGATCCTAACGGTTGCCAAGGACTCAGCCAAACAAGCTGTAAAATCTGCTAAGAAGAACGATGACATCATCGTTGTTATGAGTGATTTGATTAAAGAAGCTAAAGCATCCTTAAAGCGGACACCGGATCTTCTGCCTGTTTTAAAAGAAGTGGGCGTAGTAGATTCTGGTGGACAGGGCTTGCTATACATCTATGAAGGGTTTCTTGCTGTTCTTGAAGGAAAAAAGTTAAAAGATCAGCAGCCAGTCACTCCTAATATGGACGACCTGGTTAAAATTGAACACCATCATCAATCAGCGCAAAGCCACATGGCGACGGAAGATATTGAATTTGGCTATTGCACAGAAGTCATGGTTCGTTTTGATCAAGAACGTCTGAAAAACGAAGCATTTATTGAAGAAGATTTCCGTAATGAATTAAGTGAGATTGGTGATTCATTACTTGTGGTATCTGATGAAGACTTACTCAAAGTTCATATTCACGCAGAATATCCGGGTGAGGTCTTATCTCGCGCGCAACGTTACGGTGATTTTATTAATATTAAGATTGAGAATATGCGAGAGCAGCATACGCATCTTCTTGATGAAACACAGGCATTTTATGGTGCTTCCGAACAAGCGGAGACACAAAAAGAAACGCCTAAAAGTGAGTTTGGAATTGTAACCGTTTCGATGGGCGAAGGAGTTTCTAAACTCTTTAAGGGATTAGGTGCACAAGAGGTCATTCAAGGCGGTCAAACCATGAATCCAAGCACCGAGGATATTGTTAGCGCAATTAACAAAGTGAATGCGAAAAATATATTGATTCTGCCAAACAACGGTAATATTATAATGGCTGCAGAACAGGCAGCTGACGTTGTGGACTCAAAAGCCATCGTGATTCCGTCAAAAACGGTGCCACAGGGACTGGCAGCTTTGCTTGCATTTAACCCTTCGATTGATATTGAAAAGAATGCGTCTCATATGAATGAAGCGATGAAAGCAGTAAAGTCAGGTCAGGTAACGTATGCCGTTCGAGACACACAAATTGAAGGCTTGCAAATTCAAAAAGACGATTATATTGGCATTGCCGATAAAAAAATCGTGAACACTCACAAGGATCTAGTTGAAGCGGCCAAGGAGCTTCTTTCTCATATGATCGATGAAGACAGTGAGATGGTTACCGTTTTGGCAGGTGAAGATGTATCAGAACGTGAAACCAAAGCGTTGATTCAATATCTTGAAGACACATTTACGGATGTTGAACTCGATATTCATCAAGGGGATCAGCCATTATATTCTTATATTTTTTCTGTTGAATAA
- the sdaAA gene encoding L-serine ammonia-lyase, iron-sulfur-dependent, subunit alpha, producing the protein MFRNAAELIERAVSDEISIAEVMIQQEVEETGRSREQVIERMRANLDVMKAAVKRGTTEDIKSVSGLTGGDAKKLQAYIAKGNTLGGDNLLDSVSKAMATNEVNAAMGTICATPTAGAAGVVPGVLFGMQNRLQPTDDEMIDYLFAAGAFGFVIANNASISGAAGGCQAEVGSASAMAAAALVQLAGGTPEQSGEALAIALKNLLGLVCDPVAGLVEVPCVKRNAMGASVAITAADMALAGITSRIPCDEVIDAMYRIGQTMPVALKETAQGGLAATPTGRRLEAEIFGVSMDK; encoded by the coding sequence ATGTTTCGGAATGCAGCTGAATTAATAGAAAGAGCCGTATCTGATGAGATTTCCATTGCCGAAGTGATGATACAACAAGAAGTGGAAGAAACAGGACGGTCGCGTGAGCAAGTCATTGAGCGAATGCGCGCAAACTTAGATGTCATGAAAGCAGCGGTAAAGAGAGGAACGACGGAAGATATTAAATCCGTATCTGGGTTAACCGGCGGCGATGCGAAAAAGCTGCAAGCGTATATCGCAAAAGGAAACACGCTCGGTGGAGATAACTTACTTGATTCAGTCAGTAAGGCGATGGCTACAAATGAAGTTAATGCGGCGATGGGTACGATTTGTGCAACGCCTACAGCAGGAGCAGCTGGAGTAGTACCGGGTGTACTATTTGGAATGCAAAACAGACTACAACCAACTGACGATGAAATGATTGATTATTTGTTTGCAGCGGGTGCATTTGGTTTTGTCATTGCCAACAATGCGTCCATATCCGGAGCGGCTGGTGGTTGTCAAGCAGAAGTAGGTTCTGCGTCAGCAATGGCAGCAGCGGCACTTGTACAATTGGCGGGCGGAACTCCAGAACAATCAGGAGAGGCGCTTGCGATCGCACTTAAGAATCTGCTAGGACTTGTCTGTGATCCGGTAGCTGGATTAGTTGAAGTTCCTTGTGTAAAACGTAATGCAATGGGTGCCTCTGTGGCCATTACTGCAGCTGACATGGCGCTAGCTGGTATTACAAGCCGTATTCCATGTGATGAAGTGATTGATGCCATGTATCGTATTGGTCAAACGATGCCAGTTGCCTTAAAAGAAACAGCTCAGGGCGGACTTGCAGCAACACCAACAGGGCGTAGACTTGAAGCTGAAATATTTGGAGTGTCGATGGACAAATGA
- the plsX gene encoding phosphate acyltransferase PlsX: MKIALDAMGGDHAPRAQTVGAMRAVQEFKELEITLIGDEQSIRSHLTNEERISIIHTTEKIEDTDKPTHAVRRKKDASMVLAVREVKEGRADACISSGNTGALMTAGLLHVGRIKGVDRPALAPMLPTMGGSGFLLLDVGANMDAKPQHLLQHAVIGSTYMQLVKNVSKPRVGLLNVGTESGKGNELTKATFPLLEQSDLHFIGNVEARDLLEGVADVVVCDGFSGNLVLKTIEGTASSLFGLIKQELTKSVKNKLAAGVLKPTFRDIKTQMSYSEYGGAGLFGLRSPVIKAHGSSDETAIFHAIRQAKLMVEQQVAALVKAELAKMPQAEEEKGES, translated from the coding sequence GTGAAAATTGCTCTAGACGCAATGGGTGGAGATCATGCACCTCGCGCGCAAACAGTTGGCGCAATGAGAGCTGTTCAAGAATTTAAAGAACTTGAAATCACCTTAATTGGGGATGAACAATCAATTCGTTCCCATCTTACAAATGAAGAACGAATTTCGATTATACATACAACAGAAAAGATCGAAGACACCGATAAGCCAACTCACGCGGTCAGAAGGAAAAAGGACGCTTCTATGGTTCTCGCTGTGCGTGAAGTAAAGGAAGGCAGAGCGGATGCCTGTATCTCGTCTGGTAATACAGGTGCATTAATGACTGCGGGACTTTTGCATGTTGGTCGAATTAAAGGCGTTGATCGCCCTGCCCTTGCTCCTATGCTACCAACAATGGGTGGGAGTGGCTTTCTCCTTTTAGATGTTGGCGCAAATATGGATGCTAAGCCACAGCATCTTTTGCAGCACGCTGTTATTGGAAGTACGTATATGCAGCTTGTGAAAAATGTGTCAAAGCCTCGGGTAGGTCTTCTAAACGTAGGAACAGAAAGTGGAAAAGGGAACGAGTTAACAAAAGCAACGTTTCCTTTGCTTGAGCAATCAGACCTTCATTTTATCGGCAATGTAGAAGCGCGTGACTTGTTAGAAGGAGTTGCAGATGTTGTTGTTTGTGACGGGTTTTCGGGAAATCTCGTTTTAAAGACAATTGAAGGAACCGCTTCATCGCTCTTTGGATTAATCAAACAAGAGCTGACTAAATCCGTAAAAAACAAGCTGGCTGCAGGAGTCCTAAAGCCTACATTTCGCGATATCAAAACACAGATGAGCTACTCTGAATACGGTGGAGCCGGATTATTTGGCTTACGTTCACCTGTAATCAAAGCACATGGATCCTCTGATGAAACAGCGATATTCCATGCTATTCGACAAGCCAAACTGATGGTAGAACAGCAGGTTGCCGCCCTCGTGAAAGCAGAGCTTGCAAAAATGCCTCAAGCAGAGGAAGAAAAGGGAGAGTCATAA
- the recG gene encoding ATP-dependent DNA helicase RecG, translating to MNPHKRPITDVTGIGEERAKLFEGLKLKTVGDLLEYFPFRYEDYKVKDLQSAEHDERVTVIGTIHSEPSVRYYGKKKNRLSFRMLVGKLLVTVTFFNRGFLKKQLAVSAEVTVSGKWDRHRMTITGTELHQGVMEQEQTIEPVYSASGTVPSKMIKGAISQALKQFGQELPEPLPESVRTKYKLVSKQVAVTQLHHPTDQGAVKQARRRMVYEEFLAFQLKMQLFRKVQREQSSGQAITVDQEILNTFIGSLPFPLTNAQQRVIQEVVRDLASPYQMNRLLQGDVGSGKTVVAAACLYGVMCEGYQTALMVPTEILAEQHLESLKGWLEPLGKRVELFSGSLKGKRRRELLQDLADGAIDLAVGTHALIQDDVVFNRLGFAITDEQHRFGVNQRRQLRSKGEHVDVLFMTATPIPRTLAISVFGDMDVSILDEMPAGRKPIETYWAKHDMLDRVLGFVERELQQGRQAYVICPLIEESEMLDVQNALDVHQILTGYFKERFAVGLMHGRLSSDEKDEVMGLFDQNKTQVLVSTTVVEVGVNVPNATMMVIYDADRFGLAQLHQLRGRVGRGDAQSYCVLLADPKTENGRERMRIMTETNDGFVLSERDLELRGPGDFFGAKQSGLPDFKVADVVHDYRTLEVARQDAQALVESTHFWEDPEYQWLREYLETTGALDQGKLD from the coding sequence ATAAATCCTCATAAACGCCCGATTACAGATGTAACTGGTATCGGCGAAGAGAGGGCAAAACTGTTTGAAGGATTAAAGCTTAAAACAGTTGGGGATCTTCTTGAGTATTTTCCTTTCAGATATGAAGATTACAAAGTAAAGGATCTTCAATCTGCAGAGCATGATGAACGAGTTACGGTTATTGGGACTATCCATAGTGAGCCTTCTGTCCGATACTATGGAAAAAAGAAAAACCGTTTATCATTCCGAATGCTTGTAGGAAAATTGCTTGTTACCGTTACGTTTTTTAATCGAGGGTTTCTAAAAAAACAATTAGCAGTTAGCGCAGAAGTAACGGTTTCTGGAAAATGGGATCGCCACCGTATGACGATTACCGGAACAGAACTTCACCAAGGTGTGATGGAACAGGAACAAACCATTGAACCTGTATATTCCGCTTCAGGGACTGTCCCAAGTAAGATGATTAAAGGAGCCATCTCGCAAGCATTAAAGCAATTTGGCCAAGAACTACCTGAGCCACTGCCTGAGTCGGTTCGAACAAAGTATAAGCTTGTATCTAAGCAAGTAGCTGTGACTCAGCTCCATCACCCAACTGATCAAGGGGCTGTAAAACAAGCGAGAAGACGTATGGTGTATGAGGAATTTCTAGCGTTTCAATTAAAGATGCAGCTATTTAGAAAAGTTCAACGAGAACAAAGTAGTGGACAGGCGATAACGGTTGACCAAGAAATTCTAAACACATTCATTGGATCCTTGCCTTTTCCATTAACAAATGCTCAGCAGCGTGTTATTCAAGAAGTCGTTCGTGATTTAGCATCCCCTTACCAAATGAACCGTTTGTTGCAAGGTGACGTAGGCTCCGGGAAAACGGTAGTTGCCGCTGCCTGCTTGTACGGTGTGATGTGTGAGGGGTATCAGACAGCACTTATGGTTCCAACAGAGATTCTGGCTGAACAGCATTTAGAATCACTAAAAGGCTGGCTAGAGCCGTTAGGAAAACGAGTGGAGCTATTTAGCGGTTCTCTTAAAGGGAAACGTCGTCGTGAATTGCTTCAAGATTTAGCAGATGGTGCCATTGATTTGGCCGTTGGTACACATGCGTTAATACAAGATGATGTTGTGTTTAACCGGCTAGGCTTTGCGATCACAGATGAGCAGCACCGATTTGGTGTGAATCAGCGAAGGCAACTCCGTAGTAAGGGAGAGCATGTTGATGTGCTCTTTATGACAGCAACTCCGATCCCAAGAACTCTTGCCATTTCTGTCTTTGGTGATATGGATGTTTCAATTCTTGATGAAATGCCTGCTGGTAGAAAGCCAATCGAAACCTACTGGGCGAAGCATGACATGCTTGATCGTGTTCTGGGATTTGTTGAGCGTGAGTTACAGCAAGGGCGACAAGCCTATGTGATTTGTCCACTTATTGAAGAATCTGAAATGCTTGATGTTCAGAATGCTTTGGATGTGCACCAAATTTTAACCGGGTATTTTAAAGAACGCTTTGCTGTAGGCTTAATGCATGGCAGGTTGAGCTCTGATGAAAAAGACGAGGTCATGGGACTCTTTGATCAAAATAAAACGCAGGTGCTTGTTTCCACGACCGTTGTCGAGGTAGGAGTTAACGTCCCAAATGCAACCATGATGGTCATTTATGATGCGGACCGTTTTGGACTGGCTCAGCTTCACCAATTACGTGGTCGAGTTGGCCGGGGGGATGCACAATCCTATTGTGTGTTACTTGCTGATCCGAAAACGGAAAATGGGCGCGAACGGATGCGAATTATGACTGAAACAAATGATGGATTTGTTTTATCAGAAAGAGACCTTGAGCTACGGGGGCCGGGAGATTTCTTTGGAGCCAAGCAAAGTGGGCTGCCAGATTTTAAGGTAGCAGATGTTGTTCACGATTATCGCACACTTGAAGTGGCAAGACAGGATGCACAGGCGTTGGTTGAATCCACGCATTTCTGGGAGGATCCTGAGTATCAATGGTTAAGAGAGTATCTAGAAACAACGGGTGCGCTCGATCAAGGTAAACTAGATTAG
- the spoVM gene encoding stage V sporulation protein SpoVM, translating into MKFYTIKLPKFLGGFVRAVLSSFKKA; encoded by the coding sequence ATGAAGTTTTATACTATCAAGCTGCCCAAGTTTCTCGGTGGATTTGTGAGGGCTGTACTTAGTTCATTTAAAAAAGCCTAG
- the fapR gene encoding transcription factor FapR produces the protein MRRKKKDRQALLQETLQQHPFMTDEELAVHFEVSIQTIRLDRMELSIPELRERIKGVAERQLDELQSISAEEVFGEIIDLQLDERAISIFEVSKDEVFSKSGIARGHYLFAQANSLAVAVINDELALTAKATIRFKRQVRSGERVVAKATVTRLEKERTMVSVESYVEKEKVFQGEFIMYRSSPKTES, from the coding sequence ATGAGACGTAAAAAAAAGGACAGGCAGGCCCTTCTTCAGGAGACCTTACAGCAACACCCGTTTATGACAGACGAAGAACTTGCGGTTCATTTTGAAGTAAGTATTCAAACAATACGACTAGACCGTATGGAGCTGTCCATCCCGGAGTTGCGTGAACGAATTAAAGGCGTCGCCGAAAGGCAATTAGATGAATTACAATCCATTTCTGCAGAAGAAGTTTTTGGTGAAATTATAGATTTGCAACTAGATGAAAGAGCCATATCGATCTTTGAAGTGAGTAAGGATGAAGTGTTTAGTAAGTCAGGAATTGCTCGTGGACATTATTTGTTTGCGCAGGCGAACTCTCTAGCTGTTGCCGTCATTAACGACGAACTGGCGTTAACGGCTAAAGCGACAATTAGGTTTAAGCGTCAAGTAAGAAGCGGAGAAAGAGTTGTTGCAAAAGCAACTGTCACGCGTCTTGAAAAAGAAAGAACAATGGTTTCCGTTGAGAGCTATGTGGAAAAAGAAAAAGTGTTCCAAGGGGAATTTATTATGTACCGTTCAAGTCCAAAGACAGAGTCTTGA
- the fabG gene encoding 3-oxoacyl-[acyl-carrier-protein] reductase — MLKEQVAIVTGASRGLGQAIAMELAEKGAKIVVNYAGSKERAEQVVEDIKQLGGEAIAVQADVADSEQVQALIKQSIETFGRIDILVNNAGITRDNLLMRMKEDDWDAVVNTNLKGVFNCAKGVSRQMMKQRYGRIINVSSVVAVMGNAGQANYVAAKAGVIGLTKSMAKELANRNIHVNAVAPGFIESDMTEVLSEEVKAQYLTQIPLGALGEAKQVASVVRFLASSDADYMTGQTLHVDGGLVMP; from the coding sequence ATGTTAAAAGAACAAGTAGCCATCGTAACAGGCGCATCCAGAGGGCTAGGACAAGCCATTGCAATGGAGCTCGCTGAAAAGGGCGCCAAAATCGTCGTAAATTATGCAGGAAGCAAGGAAAGAGCGGAGCAGGTTGTTGAAGACATTAAACAATTAGGCGGAGAAGCGATTGCTGTACAAGCAGACGTTGCAGACTCCGAGCAGGTTCAAGCGCTTATTAAGCAGTCAATCGAAACATTTGGTCGAATTGATATTCTAGTTAATAATGCAGGGATTACAAGAGACAATTTACTTATGCGTATGAAGGAAGATGACTGGGATGCGGTAGTGAACACCAATTTAAAAGGTGTATTTAACTGTGCAAAAGGTGTATCCAGACAAATGATGAAGCAACGTTATGGACGTATCATCAATGTTTCTTCTGTGGTTGCTGTTATGGGTAATGCAGGACAAGCCAATTATGTTGCCGCCAAAGCGGGTGTAATTGGCCTGACAAAATCAATGGCTAAAGAGCTTGCTAACCGGAACATTCATGTAAATGCGGTAGCACCAGGCTTTATTGAGAGCGATATGACTGAGGTACTAAGTGAGGAAGTAAAAGCGCAGTACCTGACTCAAATTCCTCTAGGAGCCCTTGGAGAAGCTAAGCAAGTGGCGTCTGTTGTTCGTTTCCTAGCAAGCAGTGATGCAGACTATATGACTGGTCAAACACTACATGTAGATGGCGGGTTAGTAATGCCCTAG
- the sdaAB gene encoding L-serine ammonia-lyase, iron-sulfur-dependent subunit beta, translating into MKYRTVFDIIGPIMIGPSSSHTAGAARIGRVARTLFNGNPTEANIYLYGSFAQTYKGHGTDVAVVGGILDFDTHDPRIQQSEMLAKKAGIAVSFHEEDAITDHPNTMRIVLENEQKSMELVGISIGGGKIEIIEMNGFKLRLSGNHPAIFVVHHDRYGVIAAVSNLLAKYEMNIGHMEVSRREKGEEALMVMEVDQNVEQKLLDELSSLPNIKLVSNIHE; encoded by the coding sequence ATGAAATATCGGACCGTTTTTGATATTATTGGTCCTATTATGATTGGTCCTTCTAGCTCGCACACTGCTGGTGCTGCTAGAATTGGACGTGTTGCCCGTACGTTATTTAACGGCAATCCAACAGAGGCAAACATCTATTTATATGGCTCGTTTGCACAAACCTATAAAGGACATGGAACCGATGTAGCAGTCGTTGGGGGCATCCTAGATTTTGATACACACGATCCTAGAATCCAGCAATCAGAAATGTTAGCGAAAAAAGCTGGGATTGCCGTTTCATTCCATGAAGAAGATGCCATCACGGATCATCCTAATACAATGCGAATTGTCCTTGAAAACGAGCAGAAATCAATGGAGCTGGTAGGCATTTCGATTGGCGGCGGTAAAATTGAGATCATTGAGATGAATGGGTTTAAGCTACGTTTATCTGGAAACCATCCAGCGATTTTTGTTGTGCATCATGATCGTTACGGTGTAATTGCAGCAGTCTCAAATTTACTAGCAAAATATGAAATGAATATCGGACATATGGAAGTATCAAGAAGAGAAAAAGGAGAAGAGGCCTTAATGGTAATGGAAGTTGACCAAAATGTTGAACAAAAGTTACTAGATGAGCTCTCCTCACTGCCAAATATAAAATTAGTATCAAATATTCACGAATAA
- the acpP gene encoding acyl carrier protein, producing the protein MADTLSRVTKIVVDRLDIDEAQVKPEASFKDDLGADSLDVVELVMELEDEFDIEISDEEAEKIATVGDVISYIDSQQ; encoded by the coding sequence ATGGCAGATACACTTTCACGTGTGACTAAAATTGTTGTCGACCGTCTTGATATTGATGAGGCGCAAGTTAAACCTGAGGCATCTTTTAAAGATGATTTAGGAGCAGATTCACTAGATGTGGTGGAACTTGTAATGGAACTTGAAGACGAATTTGACATTGAAATTTCTGATGAAGAAGCAGAAAAAATTGCAACTGTTGGAGACGTTATTTCTTACATAGACAGCCAGCAGTAA
- a CDS encoding DegV family protein: MSKIRIVTDSTADIPRELVDQWGIEVIPLNVVFSEVETYEDGVTLSPKDFYEKLKTDAVMPTTSQPTPHQFEQLYRSLHSDGAEVIYSIHLSSKLSGTFQSATIAKQALEDKLDIRVIDSKQASYAIGIIVAEMARMANEGQPVNVLDEQLEHLLQETTVYFLVDTLQYLQKNGRIGKASAILGSLLKVKPILSLSKEGEVYPFDKARGPKKAVARIIEAIKEQYGDEPIHIGASHALNEELANELIDRVKQECQVESVVITSIGAVIGAHVGPGTVSISCTKATNK; encoded by the coding sequence ATGTCAAAGATACGAATAGTTACAGACAGTACAGCCGATATTCCTCGGGAGCTCGTAGATCAATGGGGAATTGAAGTAATTCCTTTAAACGTAGTGTTTTCTGAAGTAGAAACCTATGAAGACGGAGTGACATTAAGTCCAAAAGATTTTTACGAGAAGCTAAAGACGGATGCGGTCATGCCAACAACGTCTCAGCCAACTCCGCATCAATTTGAACAACTATATCGGTCTCTTCATTCAGACGGAGCTGAAGTGATTTATTCGATTCACTTATCTTCGAAACTAAGTGGTACATTTCAATCAGCAACCATTGCCAAACAAGCATTAGAAGATAAGCTTGATATTCGAGTGATTGATTCTAAGCAGGCTTCTTATGCGATTGGTATTATTGTGGCTGAGATGGCCAGAATGGCTAATGAAGGCCAGCCTGTTAACGTTTTAGATGAACAATTAGAACATTTATTACAAGAGACGACTGTTTATTTCTTGGTAGATACCTTACAATATCTTCAGAAGAACGGGCGTATTGGAAAGGCTTCGGCCATTTTAGGTTCCTTATTAAAGGTTAAACCGATTCTTTCATTATCTAAAGAGGGCGAGGTTTATCCGTTTGATAAGGCTCGCGGACCTAAAAAAGCAGTAGCTCGAATTATTGAAGCAATTAAAGAACAATATGGAGATGAACCAATTCATATTGGAGCGTCTCATGCACTAAATGAAGAGCTTGCGAATGAGTTAATAGATCGAGTGAAACAAGAATGTCAGGTGGAATCTGTTGTGATTACATCGATTGGAGCAGTTATTGGTGCTCATGTAGGTCCAGGAACTGTTTCTATTTCTTGTACAAAAGCTACGAACAAATAA
- the rpmB gene encoding 50S ribosomal protein L28: MARVCHITGKKARTGNKRSHALNKTKRRWGVNVQKVRILVDGKPKRVYVSARALKSGKVQRV; encoded by the coding sequence ATGGCCCGTGTTTGTCATATTACAGGCAAAAAAGCCCGTACTGGTAATAAGCGTTCTCACGCTTTAAACAAAACTAAGCGCCGTTGGGGAGTTAACGTACAAAAGGTACGTATTCTTGTAGACGGTAAGCCGAAACGCGTATACGTTTCAGCTCGCGCGCTTAAATCAGGAAAAGTACAACGTGTTTAA